A stretch of DNA from Candidatus Omnitrophota bacterium:
CCGTCCGCTTCCATGATCCGGCTGGGATTGGTGATGCGCACGTCCGATCCGATGCGGGCGTTCTTGTCGACAATAGCGCCTTGCACGATCGATCGCGGGCCGATGCCCAGCGCCGGGGCGCCGGGGGGAATGTCTTCCTGCGCCACGCCGGGGCTGTCGTAATAATCCGCCCCCATCATGACGGTGTTATAGACCTGGGCGTTTTCCGCCACGATGCCGCGCAATCCGATAATGGAGTTTTTCACGACGGCGCCCATGATAATCGAACCGTCGCAGATCAGCGAGGAATGGATATTGGCGTCATTGATCTTGGCGCCAGGAAGAAAGCGGGGACGAGTATACACCAATCCGGTTTCATCGTAAAAGTTGAATTGCGGCAGCTCTTCCGTCAACGCCAGGTTGGCGTGATAGAAGGAGCGGATGGTTCCAATATCTTCCCAATACCCGTCGAAAAAATGGGCGAAGACGCGCTTCTCTTCCAAAAGAGCGGGGATGATGTCCTTGCCGAAATCGGAGCCTTGATGCTCGTTCAGCGCTTCGATCAAGGCGTCCGTGCGGAAAACGTAAATTCCCATCGAGGCGATATAATCCCGTCCGCTCGAAGAAACGCCTTGGTTGTCGAAAACGACGGGAGGAACCCGCAGGCGGTCCAACAGTTCGCTATCGCTCGGTTTCTCGAAAAAGGAGACGATTTTCCCCTGATCGTCCGCT
This window harbors:
- a CDS encoding glucose-1-phosphate adenylyltransferase, with protein sequence MSTQNKSVDLDRVNERTSVFILGGGQGSRLYPLTKARAKPAVPVAGKFRLIDLPVSNCLHSRLDRIYILTQFNSDSLHRHISQTYRFDVFSKGFVQVLAAQQTPENQNWYQGTADAVRHALRRFVRRKPEHVLILSGDHLYRMDYRQLLRTHVKTDADATISVLPVSRNHCKEYGILQADDQGKIVSFFEKPSDSELLDRLRVPPVVFDNQGVSSSGRDYIASMGIYVFRTDALIEALNEHQGSDFGKDIIPALLEEKRVFAHFFDGYWEDIGTIRSFYHANLALTEELPQFNFYDETGLVYTRPRFLPGAKINDANIHSSLICDGSIIMGAVVKNSIIGLRGIVAENAQVYNTVMMGADYYDSPGVAQEDIPPGAPALGIGPRSIVQGAIVDKNARIGSDVRITNPSRIMEADG